One stretch of Hevea brasiliensis isolate MT/VB/25A 57/8 chromosome 12, ASM3005281v1, whole genome shotgun sequence DNA includes these proteins:
- the LOC110636387 gene encoding pathogen-related protein, giving the protein MAVDSASASAVEGDKYRSYLHGEGEKNTKWRFGGPPNYDIVNKLFEEGRTKVWPPGSVEEKVQNLVKTWEMEVFNKTCFDDYKSIDPKKYTFSLNGRKPITLEEKRKLGGGYNTFMQTSLPVKFRAYDPEKETVESAHVAFTTAFPRGFALEILQVYSGPPVIVYKFRHWAYMEGPFKGYAPTGELVELFGMAIFEVDEHMKIVKVEFFMNGGELLGSLMKGASLDDSTIDSTSSCPFLKGTG; this is encoded by the exons ATGGCAGTAGATTCAGCTTCAGCTTCAGCTGTTGAGGGAGATAAGTATCGTTCTTACTTGCATGGAGAAGGAGAGAAGAACACCAAATGGAGATTTGGGGGTCCTCCAAACTATGATATTGTTAACAAACTCTTTGAAGAAGGCagaactaag GTATGGCCTCCTGGTTCAGTAGAAGAGAAAGTGCAGAACCTAGTGAAGAcatgggaaatggaggttttCAACAAGACCTGCTTTGATGATTATAAGTCAATCGATCCAAAAAAGTATACTTTCAGCCTAAATG GAAGGAAACCTATAACTTTGGAAGAGAAGAGGAAGCTTGGCGGAGGCTACAACACCTTTATGCAGACCTCCTTGCCGGTGAAGTTCCGGGCCTATGATCCTGAAAAGGAAACTGTGGAGTCAGCTCATGTGGCTTTTACAACAGCATTCCCTAGGGGGTTTGCTTTGGAGATTCTCCAAGTTTATTCAGGGCCACCTGTGATTGTATACAAGTTCAGGCACTGGGCTTACATGGAAGGTCCTTTCAAGGGCTATGCTCCCACAGGAGAATTGGTAGAACTCTTTGGGATGGCTATTTTTGAG GTGGATGAACACATGAAAATTGTGAAGGTAGAGTTCTTTATGAACGGTGGAGAACTGCTTGGAAGTCTTATGAAGGGTGCTTCCTTGGATGACTCAACCATAGATTCAACTTCAAGCTGCCCTTTCTTGAAGGGCACAGGGTAG